The genomic window TCCTTTCAATTGTGAAGTTTATAGTCCTAGGCTTCCCAGACTAAAAGCCCCCTTAACTTTAAAGGCTCATAAAAACATCACCCACCTCAGAAAAGAACCAAGTTTCTTTAGAGCCAACCAGAGCTTGAAGACCTACTCTGCCCTGTCCCTTCAAAGCCTCTCTACCAATCATGCTCCTACTTTGCTCAACTCTAACTCTCTCAAATAAACAGCTTCAATGAGGGAGGTGAATGACGGTCAGAATGCAGAATGCTCTGCAACTAATCACCTAATAAAACATCCAAATGCTAAGAAAGATATTCCTTGCACTGAATCAGGAAGATTTTATTAGGCCAAGATAAGGAAGTCTCAAACCAGACTTTTTTCTACAGAAAACATTGACTTAAATCACTTGAGAAAAGTTTTGGTGAAAATACTTTAGGTGACTGGTGGCCAGGAAAATATATACGTAGGTCATTTTGCTATGATTCAAATCATATAGTGCTCTGCAAAGTCATGGTTAGTAAAagtagggagaaggggaagagaaagatagaaaaaatggCTCTGTGAGAGGGAACATCACACCAAAGGAAATCATAGAATATGCACTGACAAAAATGTACTTATTTTTTCCAGGGTACTTAAAGCAAGAACACCCAATTACCTAAGATGGAGTTTTTCTAGTCCTGCATCCGCAAGGTCATCATTGGCCCTTTGATGAATGTCCCTCTGAGTTTCTATTTTATGATCATCAGACAAGCCATCAACTTTATGAATAAAAACCTCAAAGTTCATCTCCGGATTAACTTTGTAGGCTTTAGAAACAGTAATATGAAGTCTTGTTAAAGCCTCCATGTAGTCATCctataaaacagaaacaaaagaattacacaaacaaaaaaaatctttcaaatctCCTTGACTCAAAATCTCCTCTCTTTCCATTAAGATAACATAATTATACTTATCCTAAAGTATATATGATTTTGATAAttacaaattctttaaaaataatatatatggagcagctaggtggctgaatggatagccaggcctagaaaatgggaggtcttgggttcaaatttgccctaagatacttcctagctggatgaccctaggcaagtcacttaacctccaccaactagcccttactgttcttctgccttgaaaccaatacatggtattgattctaagatggaaggaaaggattttaaaccaataaataaatatctcCTTTCTAATCAATACTAAATACATTAAAGTTTTCTGACTGTCAATTTTCAAACAAATTTAAATATGGCATTCACTGtgaaaacacacacatgcacatgtgtgCACGCATGATaggcacacagacagacagacagacaaacacacacacacacacaaagattagGTATAGTGTTCCATAACCCATATTATTTCAAACATTCTCAAAATAGTTTCATAATTCAGTCAAATAAGAAAACTATCCATTCTAGCATCTGGTACTAAAAGGTACTGAAATACCCATCGTTAgccaataaaaaaggaaatacaacaAAGATCTTAAAACCTCAGGATGTCAAATGTCCCAACCACTTGCCTTTCTATACCTAAAGATTGTCAAGTTCCTCATGTGGCACTCACTTCCTCAATTCTATCTTAGAGTGCTGATAACCAATCCAGTGACAATTAGCATAAACAAGTTTTGAGAAACAAAGGACAGAGAAAGTAAATCTTTTCCTATTTCCTGTTCTTTTACaaccaatttaaaaaagaaaaagaaatctgattGTTTATAACTACCTGTGCATCAATGACATATATTAATGCCCCTGTGCCCCTGAAGATCATCTCATAGTCAAAGGTTGGGTCAAAAAAATCCATTTGCCCAGGAAAGTCCCATATCTGGAAATTCACAAAGGAGCTATTGGAAATGTCATCTTTGTAAATTTTGTTGGTGCTTTCCAAAAAGAGGGTCTCATTGGGTGACATTTTATGAAACACCAcctgttaaaagaaataaaagatcaatCTTACTACTGATTACAAAGTTGGTATACACCATTCAAAAACCAGCCCTAgattagtttaaaaacaaaaaactaaagcaTGAACCAATAAAGAAATGCAAGAAGAATGACATTCTAGTAGCAGTTAATGGGCCTAAATTGATCCTTCTGTAGGGTCTAATcactattcttttaattttgctaaAAGAGGCACCATTAAATTACTGATTATCCATTAAAAGCAAATTGGGAACTCCaaaatgtttgcttttttcttcattctatttaAAGGTCTGACCcaataaataatttaacatttagTTATGGGCTAATAGGATTTGGGAGAGAGGGTTGGCTAGAAGTGACTTTAGatttcatctcttcttttcacagatgaagaCTGCAAGGTCCAAAATGGTTAAAGGGTTTTGCCCTCAGTGGTGAGTATAAGACAATCAGTTGCAAAATTAGGACTAGAAACCAGGTCTGTTGACTTCCAGCATACCACATTGCTATTATATCctgcttcactttttttttgcccAACTTTAATAAGCATAATTGTTACACTTTATGCCCACATCCTAAGAACCTTTTAGTAATTATATGGTGAAAATGTTGACCAAAGTCCACTTAGAGACTACATAAAGCAATACTCTTGAGATTTGAGGAACTCTGTTAGTTTAAGAAACACAAATCCTAAAATACTGctacaaattaagacaatttaagcAACATCTCAAAGAAAGGGATTTTGTCTGACActtaaaattattcctttttaggaaaaggaaatggggggggggatcctTAAAGTTGAGGCAATGTGTATTAACTGAGGAGGTATTTGGAGCATTTTGAACATGTGAGATAAAAAGGCAATGTAAAGACAATACTATAATCCAATATTAACCCAAATGGGGTAGGTGACATCATTCCAATGAACATAAAGTATTTTTGAAAGCATTATACATGTTCaatatttcataggatcataggttgAGAGCTAAAAGATCTTAGAGATATAGTCCAAAGCctgatttttacaaataaggaaactgaggctggatgCCCACAAAGTAAGTggcagaggaagaatttgaacccagattctctcaAAACTCAGCACTTGGGACAGCTAAGTAGCCAAGTGGAGAgtgagccaggcttggagatgggaggtcctagattcaaatctgacctcaggcacaaGTCACTTACACCCATCTACCTGCCCATTAATGCTccttggccttggaaccaatacttattatcaattctaaggcagaaagtaaggcttaaaaaattttaaaaaaacaggaCTCTTCCCACTGTACTACAGGGAATGTCTCTCATTCATTTTGCCCCTACTACATACAAAGCTCCGTGCTATTCACTAGAGGAGCtacaaagagaaatcaaaatggtctctatcctcaaggagctcaaagtctAGTGGGGAATAGACATGTTCCCAAATACCCATAATACAAAACAGAACATAAAAGCACAGAAGAGTTAACAAAGTAATAAGAGAATACTGAGAAGGAATAAATCACTCCCTGCTAAATAAGAAGTGGCAACTAAGTTTTGATCTTACCAATTTGGAAGGTCTTAAAATAACAGATCTGAATAGTCACATGGGCCTTAAAAGATATAATGCAATCCCTTAATTTGGACATGGCCAAGGTCATGAAGGTAGCCAGCATTCTGGTCAGCCAATATTCAAACACCTATTCTTTGACTCCAGTCAAAGGGGTCTTTCCACCCACCCTGCAACAAGCAAAGACAAGGCAGGATCATTGCCAATATCAAGGCAGAGAATAAGGAGACACAGGTAGCAGCACAAGGTATGTGCCTAAAATGAAGACATGTCTAGCCCAAAGAATAAAGAATGTATATTCTACATAAAGTGACAACAGAGTATAAAGTTTAAGACTctgtacttggagtcagggaaatctgggttcaaatcgtACAACcttgtcacttaacctttcagtgtgccttgatttcattcactttaaaataagggagttggaccagatgacttgtGAAGTGCCTTCCAGTTCTAGACTTATGAGCCTATGAAAGTAGTATATAATACAAGACTGGAAAGAAAGACAAGTCAAACTTCTGGAAGAACAAGATCAAAGATATCTATCAGGAAAATAAGCCTTAGAGCAAGGTGCTGAACAAACTAAGGATGGGTAACAAAAGCCAGTTGGGAAGCTTCTATAATATAAAaactcaaaagattttttaagaaaACCTAGACatacctcagccacttcctagctgtgtgactctgggcaagtcacttgatccccattgcctagcccttaccacttttctgccttggagccaatacacagtattgactccaagatggaaggtaagggttttaatttaaaaaaaaaaaaagaaaaaagaaaacctataCATAGTTGGCAGAACTTTCAGAGAAGAGAtggatataaaaccaaaattacaaaataatcaCCATACAGTATATCAAATTTACTTCCAGACTTACCTTCTTTGCCACATATAGTAGAAATAGCAATAAGCCATGTGTCTGAAGAAGTCCAGTCCTTTATGAGTTCAACCTGACTAGCTATGCAACTAGCAGCACAGTCCAATAAAGATTACATTCACTGAGTTCGGAATCcaagaacctgggtttgaatctcagctctaacacttcctccctgtgtgatctcaggcaagtcactccAGCACTCTGgggatcagtttcttcatcactGTAATGAAGGAGTTGTGCTAGATTTCCTCTAACATCCCTTCCAATTCAAAACCATGAGTGGATAAAACTCTTTAAGTAAATTTGAAGTTATCTACCCTTTACTTCCTCACTGGCtcaataataatgaatataactGAATTCACATCTTTCTACAAAATAAGGCCAGGAATCAAATAACTATATCCTTAACATCGCCATTCCCAATCCTAAAACAGTCCTGTGATAATAACTTAACacctcaaagtaaaaaaaaagttcacctAACCAGATTGAATCTGATCAAACCAAATTTATCTTAACTTTTACAGAAGCCCTTCAAACCTAAATCAGCTTTCAGGAGGAAGATGCCCAAAGATGCAGAACTTCAAAGTGGAAGTAATCAGGATCAAACTGAGAGATCAAGTCCATCTCCTCCTTTTGgttttcaatgaaaaaattaagccccagagaaaaaaaaggatttaggTTTGAGGGCTAAGAAGTGGTCCTTTCcagattatctagtccaagcTCCTCTTTCTGAGACTAATTTGGAGGCCCAAACTTACACCAAGTCATACAGGTAATGCAGCAGAGGCCCAGATTCTGGTCTGGGGCAGCAACAGAAGATATCGAAATTAGGGTTTGTGCAGTACACGAAAGTACATAATATCTAGACCTAGCTGAGCTGCTAAGGACTCAGGACCCCATCCTTTTCTCCGGGTCTCAGTTTCCCGTTCTGTAAAAACGAATAGAATGGACTGGAGAGCCTCAGTGTTCTTTCCTAACTCTTGGGCCTCCTGCCCCCGAGGGAGTCCCCAGAATCACTGATCTAAGAATGAAAGGACTATCCAGGAGGCCAGTCCCTtgagtttacagatgaggataatCGAGGTATTGAAAGgtcaaggaggaagggaggagggacacTCAGGGAGAacggagaagggaggggaaggaggagctcCCTCTGACGTCTCCGGACCCGAGCTGACCCCGAGTCCATTCTCCCTCCCCGAGGCAGACAGGGCGTGGGCATCGAGGCTCTGCCAGGGCCGCGACCTCCCGGGGGGTGGGGCCGGGCTTCGGGCCCGCCCCCTGCCTCGCAGCCTCCCTCCTGCCCTGGGCCGGGGTCCGAGGTGGGGCTGCGTAAAGGGACCTGGCCTCACCTTCTGGATGGATGATTTGCCGCTGCGCCGAAGCCCCATGAGCAGGATCCGCGGCTTGGAGCTGTCGCCGCCGCCCACGCCGCAGCCTCCGCCAGCGCCGGGCCCAACTGAGCCACCGCCTGCCGCCGCCACCAcggccgcctcctcctcctcctcctccacgcCGTAGCCGAAGTCCTTGGGGAACGAGTCGGCCGCGCCGTAGCTGCCAGAGAGCGGCGCCTCGTCCGCCCCGCCATACTGCAGCGACATCGTCCCGAAGCCGCCGCCCGCGCCCTGACAGGACAAGCCAGCCCAGGCCAGGCCAGGCCGCCCCTCCTGccactgcctgcctgcctgccagccAGCCGCCCCCCCGCCGCTGCcaccgccgccaccgccgccgccgccgcccggaCCGGCCCCGACTCTTCCCGCCCCACACCTCGCTCATTGGGCCGACGCCTGAGTTACTCCCTCTCATTGGCTGACGCCGCTGCCACTCCGCGCGGGCTAGGTAGGCGGTGCCGCATCACGTGCTTTACGTCACCTGACTGGACCCTgcgggagggaggaaaaggggtggaggagaaaagaggaggaagacgAGGGCAGGGTCACGAGGAGGGTTCCCCTAGATGAGCTAGGAGGCTGGTCGGGCTAACTCGGCCCctgcccctcccttccctctagcGCGGTCGGAGAGCCCAAGGccactccctctctcctcccccccccccccccccccggcggTGGCGGTGGCCGTGGCCGTGGCCTCTACCAGCTGTGTGCGCATACCCCCGCCCCTAGGCCTGGTGGGACTCTCGCCTCTGCCTCCTGATCTCCTTTCTCCCTGTAGCCTCCTGTGAACGGGGAGGGGAGAGCTTCAGGCCCGCAGTGTATGAGAGCACTGGCCCAGGAACCCCCACCCACTTAAGAGAGGAGGCTGGGCTGGCTGAATGGGGCTGGACAGGCCTTCAAGGCCGGCTTCCAAAGAAGATCGGTCTTCGAGAGATCTCCTGCAGCCGCACTGGACCCACAGCTGACTCCCTTCTCTCCACCTTCGCGGACGCTTGGCCGAGCACTTGGTACTGCCGACCCCTGTCTAGGCCTGTGCTCAAAACCCCTCCCTGCCTGGTAAGACCTGTCAAACGTTTGGGCTCCAATGGTATATAGCCTTGGAGATGCCAACAGCACAAAGCCATTTTTGCCAGAAACCTTGCCTGACCCCCAAATCCAGCAATACCCTTTTCTCCCTTAAAAGAGCATTTGGTACATAGGGTATccatcctcccccccaccttgtACCAAATTAATGAGTGGACAAAGAAAAGGTGGCACAAGATGGGCAGGAATGAAGGGGCATTGGAAAATGTGCCTGCCACGGTGTGTAATCTATAGATAGGCAGAGGAGATAAGCCAGGGGCCGGGGAGTAAAGAATCAGCAGAATCCTGGCTCCTCATAACTGTAGCAAGTCACCACCTGTCTGAGCCTGCCCACCTCACAGAACAATGTGGTAAGGAAAATTCTGCATTAAAATCTCAAAGTTCCATGTAATTGGGAAGTTATTGTGTATGTGTGGGTGCTAACATTTCATCAGAGCCAAGCCAATCCTAATGAAAGGATGTAACTAAACCTAGGAAATAAAAGGATGATTCTGGATTGACTATTCCTCTATGCTAGAACTTCAATGTAGTCTATCTCCAGTCCAAAAAATTACTTTTGAGACttggttgttatgaggaaaaatCAAGTTTTTTTTCTAGCCAGAATGAATTTGaaactagtttttaaaaattcctaattCAGTTTTATCTAAAAGGTTGTTTCTTCTCCCTAACCAGGATGGGACACAATGGGATAAGCACTTATGGATCCTATCAGATCTTCCCTTTTTGGACAAGTAGTGTTCTCCCTGATACTTTGATCATTAGGCAGGAGACATGAACTGTGCCAGTCTTTAAGAGATGAACTACCTTCATGTGGGTTGTTGGAACACTCTCATAACTTAGTGTCATAACTTAGAATCGTAGAGTGCAGCTAATTCATCCTGACCCAGTATAAAAATATCCCTAAAATACCGGCAAAGAGCAGTTTACCATGTAAGGCTACCTTTCCAATTGTTGAACAGTACACTGAATTTTTTATCAAGAGTCTTGAGTCCGAATCCCTAGTCTAAAATGACACTCTTAAGGGCTCTGAACTCAacattcctcatctgtataatgaataggagatggggtgggaggaagggaattaGCCCTTAGTGAGCTTATTCTCCTCCCATCCATAGTATTGTGTTGAATCAAATTAAACTATTATTAGTttattaaactaaattattaatatatattatatatgttaatatatataataatattaaactaAAATTCTTCAAATTGAACATTCCCAAATGTTCATGTGGCAAGATTTTCAGCCCTCTGGTTGTCCTCCTTAATGATGTTTCTCTTAAAAAGCAGGAGCCCAGAAATGAACCTCGTAACTTACTTCAGGAGATGCACATGATTTCTAATACagctgcttttttttaaacatcatcttGAAGTTCTGGTCAGCTAAGATCCCCAGTTCTTTTACACACTGCCCACAAATTAGACTTCTATCATATTATGCATTTGTGCTTTTATTTGTGCATTTGACTTCTCAAACCTTGAAAAGTATGCATTGATCTTGTTAAATTTCAGCTTAGTGGTTTCAGCCCCACATTCCAGTTCCTTGAGGGCATTTGCAGTAGTTAGCCCTTAAGATCCGGAGTCACTTTTGCATTTAATTAGCATGGCTTCAGATcttcatccaagtcactgatGAAAACACCAACAAAAGGATAGAGCCCAATGAAGACCACCCTCCAAGTTGATATAGAGCCATTAAATCCACACTATTTGATAAAGTTCAACCAGCTTTAATTAGCTACATAATCACCCATCCAACCCACATTTTACCATATAACACAAGTGTAGAGTAAATGCTGATGATGGTGACCCTGGGTTCTTAAAAGTAGGAACCCAGTGACAGACTGTAATCTCGTGTGAAGACCAATCTATCTAAATTTCAAGATCAGTCACAGAATATCAGATTTTTCAGCCACAGCAATTCTCAGAGGCTACCTAATATTATAGAAATCTGTGTTGGTGGAGGGAGCATTATACTGAGGAAATTTGTGGATCCTCAAGCTATGCATTCATGAAACTTTGTCCAAGATTATACCCTACATCTGCTATCCTAGTAACCCCCCCTtcacaaaaggaaatggcagtaGCCTATCCAAACCCATCCAAGGAGTTTTATATCATTTTCTTAAACTAGTTAAATGCAAGTGATTTGCTTACCCTAACCTCACCCCACTTTTCCCCTAAGGGTGAGAAAGTGATGTCTCCAACTGAACTTAacacctcattttccttctcttgtgGCACTTTATACAGGGTCTGGTAATGTAGTTAGTGGTAGCTTATCTCTCCTACTAGATTGAATTCATTTTTGTGTATTCCACAGCACCTTACCCCTTAGTAGATGCTTCATAAAAAAGTTGAATTGACAGTATTGCATTTAAACCACCTCCACAGATGTAAAGAGTGGGACCAGCAAGGCACATTGGATTAACTAGATTTAGTACCATCAAGTTGGAATGGCTTTCAGCAGAGGTTGTAATATGTTATTACTAACCAAACCAGTCTTAACTTAATAGAAGAGACCCTTTTATACTCCCAGTAGTTATTAGAAAACACTACCATTGACAAGGGcacaatttggaaaataaaatataagcaatggaatttagaactagaaggtagCTCAGGTCATCTAGTCTGgccccttcattttgtagatgataaagTGAGGGCAACCCAAGAAGGGAAGtgaccccaaatgagatcacacaAGTACTCTGTGGGTtcagagctaggcttagagaggCCTCTGGGAGAAGATAAAAAGTTTCTTCCCTCAACCCTGCCCTTCCTACTTCATAGGATTATTAAAGATGAGATAACAGGGTAAAGGAGTAAATACTTCAGGGGTGAAATACACTCTACAAATGACCAGGTACTACAGTACAGGTACCAGGATTCTAAGACAGTCTCCTTTCAAAACTGCCATTGATCAGTGCTGAACATAAATAAgcaaatttaaaggagaaaaaatgggcACAAGAATCACAGAACATCAGAACTAGAAGGTACCTTGGAGACCACTGAGAGCAAgcccctcagtttcccaaaaacTGAGACCTgatgagaggaagtgacttgctcaaggctacACAGTGCAGCAGTAGCAGCAGGTCTGGCTCTGTTTAAAGTTCCATGAACTTTGGCTCAGGAAATGCTGTTGTATAGCAAGCTGCAAAACAAATATGCAAAGGCCAAGGTGCAAGAAGAACGTAGGGAAGCCAACTACAAAGCACCACAAGAGCCAGCAGCCAGAACACAATCACAACAGCAAAATGGAGTAAGGGCCAGGGAGACAAAGAAAGCCGAGATGGCATCCACAGCACAGCATCTTGACAAAGAGCCCATAAGAGCTCCAGGGCAACATGTGCAAGGCTGTGGCTGCCTCAGCTACAGGCCAGGCTCCTAGGGGACCCTCACAACTACAACGTTGTCAGCTTTACAAAGCATGGGCCTAGCTGGGCTTCCAAACTGCAATCAAATCAAGGCAGCACCAAGCTAATTTTTGCTTGGTTAAAATGTAACAGTACAGTCATTTTTAATCTAGGAAAACGACAGATAACTTACATTTTAAagtaatgaaaacaatttggatgGCTGTTGTTTAGAATTCCACAGgatttacttttgattttcctGCTTTATGAgccaaagaaaattatattaagtttatttattagtGATTCTAAGTGTTTTTATAACAATTAAATGTGATAAGTGAATTTAACATATAAGAAGAGTTCTATAGTATCTGTCCATAAAAGACTGATtatatactatacaaactatgcAAATTGTACAAAGCCAGTTTTCAGTGCCTGTTCAACTGAGAAGAATCTTATTCA from Monodelphis domestica isolate mMonDom1 chromosome 4, mMonDom1.pri, whole genome shotgun sequence includes these protein-coding regions:
- the RRAGC gene encoding ras-related GTP-binding protein C, which produces MSLQYGGADEAPLSGSYGAADSFPKDFGYGVEEEEEEAAVVAAAGGGSVGPGAGGGCGVGGGDSSKPRILLMGLRRSGKSSIQKVVFHKMSPNETLFLESTNKIYKDDISNSSFVNFQIWDFPGQMDFFDPTFDYEMIFRGTGALIYVIDAQDDYMEALTRLHITVSKAYKVNPEMNFEVFIHKVDGLSDDHKIETQRDIHQRANDDLADAGLEKLHLSFYLTSIYDHSIFEAFSKVVQKLIPQLPTLENLLNIFISNSGIEKAFLFDVVSKIYIATDSSPVDMQSYELCCDMIDVVIDVSCIYGLKEDGSGSAYDKESMAIIKLNNTTVLYLKEVTKFLALVCILREESFERKGLIDYNFHCFRKAIHEVFEVGVTSHRACSHQANPCAMKAVTHNGAPRSAV